One window of the Actinomyces procaprae genome contains the following:
- the glyA gene encoding serine hydroxymethyltransferase — protein sequence MTDSAATARTALNNQPLADLDPEIAKVLDDELARQRGTLEMIASENFVPRAVLQAQGSVLTNKYAEGYPGRRYYGGCEVVDVAESLAIERAKTVFNAEWANVQPHSGAQANAAVLHALANGGDTILGLSLAHGGHLTHGMKINFSGKNYHATAYGVDETTHRIEMEQVRQAALRERPRVIIAGWSAYPRHLDFEAFRSIADEVGAALWTDMAHFAGLVAADLHPSPLPWSDVVSTTVHKTLGGPRSGMLLTNRAEQWGKKLNSAVFPGQQGGPLMHVIAAKAVAMKIAGTDEFKDRQARTLQGASILAQRLLADDVAAAGIKLVTGGTDVHLVLVDLRDSALDGQQAEDLLHDAGITVNRNAVPFDPRPPRVTSGLRIGTPALATRGFGAAEFTEVAEIIATALAAGAAGNADDHLLASLRGRVQALTDAFPLYPGLAQ from the coding sequence ATGACCGACTCCGCGGCCACCGCCCGCACCGCCCTCAACAACCAGCCCCTGGCCGACCTCGACCCGGAGATCGCCAAGGTCCTCGACGACGAGCTTGCTCGCCAGCGCGGCACCCTGGAGATGATCGCCTCGGAGAACTTCGTGCCGCGCGCCGTCCTCCAGGCACAGGGGAGCGTGCTGACCAACAAGTACGCCGAGGGCTACCCCGGGCGCCGCTACTACGGCGGCTGCGAGGTGGTCGACGTCGCCGAATCCCTGGCCATCGAACGCGCCAAGACCGTCTTCAACGCCGAGTGGGCCAACGTCCAGCCGCACTCCGGCGCCCAGGCCAACGCCGCCGTCCTGCACGCCCTGGCCAACGGCGGCGACACCATCCTCGGCCTGTCGCTCGCCCACGGCGGTCACCTCACGCACGGCATGAAGATCAACTTCTCCGGCAAGAACTACCACGCCACCGCCTACGGCGTGGATGAGACCACGCACCGCATCGAGATGGAGCAGGTGCGCCAGGCCGCCCTGCGCGAGCGCCCCCGCGTGATCATCGCCGGCTGGTCCGCCTACCCCCGACACCTGGACTTCGAGGCCTTCCGCTCCATCGCCGACGAGGTCGGTGCCGCCCTGTGGACCGACATGGCCCACTTCGCCGGGCTGGTCGCCGCCGACCTGCACCCCTCCCCGCTGCCGTGGTCCGACGTCGTGTCCACCACCGTCCACAAGACCCTCGGCGGCCCCCGCTCCGGCATGCTGCTGACCAACCGCGCCGAGCAGTGGGGCAAGAAGCTCAACTCCGCCGTCTTCCCCGGTCAGCAGGGCGGCCCGCTTATGCACGTGATCGCCGCCAAGGCCGTCGCCATGAAGATCGCCGGCACCGACGAGTTCAAGGACCGGCAGGCCCGCACCCTCCAGGGCGCCTCCATCCTCGCCCAGCGCCTGCTCGCCGACGACGTCGCCGCCGCCGGCATCAAGCTGGTCACCGGCGGCACCGACGTCCACCTGGTGCTGGTGGACCTGCGTGACTCCGCCCTGGACGGCCAGCAGGCGGAGGACCTGCTGCACGACGCCGGCATCACCGTCAACCGCAACGCCGTCCCCTTCGACCCGCGCCCGCCGCGCGTCACCTCCGGCCTGCGCATCGGTACCCCGGCTCTGGCCACCCGCGGCTTTGGGGCCGCCGAGTTCACCGAGGTCGCCGAGATCATCGCAACCGCCCTGGCGGCTGGTGCGGCCGGCAACGCCGACGACCACCTGCTCGCCTCCCTGCGCGGACGCGTGCAGGCGCTCACCGACGCCTTCCCGCTCTACCCGGGGCTGGCCCAGTGA
- a CDS encoding GTP-binding protein, with amino-acid sequence MHCLTLISAVDPMLLDLTALSLYGERALILQATLLPEYAEHGAIRLTAASALDAGLAPAFGASSTLDVPRPTECWTCSLREVLVAVAEDRARLEPDGATVVLLPVGVELVHLVPGLAEELASVSGACLAGIAHVIDADSAAEDLLEHRPLSALAGQAYADDARCAGEIHMVAIGYADVVIVLGEDPVGRDLVEHLRPHDTLLLPGMDAPLLPELLSVRHDVDSALARVHPATTRAWGGPDEHGVRTLDLSSDLPFHPGRLREFVADLAGNGLLARGCFWLPSRPGRVCTWEVAGGVVSVGDAGPWDAVPRAEVAEVNELAVASTGWSRGDVDGPRCHLVVTGVADETQCARVADAFHRILLRPDEMGEALAWAGAPDGLEDWFGQE; translated from the coding sequence GTGCACTGCCTCACCCTCATCAGCGCCGTCGATCCCATGCTGCTGGACCTGACCGCACTCAGCCTCTACGGCGAGAGAGCGCTGATCCTGCAAGCGACTCTGCTCCCCGAGTACGCTGAGCACGGCGCCATTCGCCTGACGGCGGCGTCGGCACTGGATGCCGGCCTGGCCCCCGCCTTCGGGGCGTCGTCCACTCTTGATGTACCCAGGCCGACCGAATGCTGGACCTGCTCGCTGCGCGAGGTGCTGGTCGCCGTCGCCGAGGATCGTGCACGCCTGGAGCCGGACGGCGCCACTGTGGTACTGCTGCCGGTGGGCGTGGAACTGGTCCACCTGGTTCCTGGTCTTGCCGAGGAACTCGCCTCGGTCTCTGGGGCTTGCCTGGCCGGCATCGCGCATGTCATTGACGCCGATTCCGCGGCGGAGGATCTGCTGGAACATCGACCGCTGTCGGCGTTGGCCGGACAGGCGTACGCCGACGACGCGCGATGTGCGGGGGAGATCCACATGGTCGCCATTGGGTATGCGGATGTGGTGATTGTGCTGGGTGAGGATCCGGTTGGTCGGGACCTGGTGGAGCATCTGCGCCCGCATGACACCCTGCTGCTGCCGGGCATGGATGCTCCGCTGCTGCCGGAGCTGCTGAGCGTGCGGCACGATGTCGACTCCGCGCTGGCCCGTGTTCATCCCGCCACCACCAGGGCGTGGGGCGGGCCCGACGAGCACGGGGTGCGCACCCTGGATCTGTCCTCCGACCTGCCCTTCCACCCCGGGCGGCTGCGCGAATTCGTGGCGGATCTGGCCGGAAACGGGCTGCTGGCCCGCGGCTGCTTCTGGCTTCCCAGTCGTCCCGGGCGCGTGTGCACCTGGGAGGTGGCCGGTGGAGTGGTGAGTGTGGGAGACGCCGGGCCCTGGGATGCCGTGCCGCGCGCGGAGGTCGCGGAGGTGAACGAACTGGCCGTTGCGTCGACCGGGTGGTCCCGAGGCGACGTAGACGGGCCACGATGCCACTTGGTTGTCACGGGAGTGGCGGACGAAACGCAATGCGCGCGGGTGGCCGATGCATTTCATCGGATTCTGTTACGTCCTGATGAGATGGGTGAGGCACTGGCCTGGGCGGGCGCACCGGATGGTCTGGAGGACTGGTTCGGGCAGGAGTGA
- the ykgO gene encoding type B 50S ribosomal protein L36 yields the protein MKVRASIRSLAKQPGSKVVRRRGHTYVINKKNPRFKARQG from the coding sequence ATGAAGGTCCGCGCCTCCATCCGCTCACTCGCCAAGCAACCGGGCAGCAAGGTCGTGCGCCGTCGTGGCCACACCTACGTCATCAATAAGAAGAACCCGCGTTTCAAGGCGCGCCAAGGATGA
- a CDS encoding exodeoxyribonuclease III — protein MRVATVNVNGIRAAARKQMASWLEACAPDVLLLQEVRADETTAAALLPGYESVIWPCRVKGRAGVAVAVREGAPVEVGAARRGVSAPGSEEPDVDSGRWLEVDLLTSTGTAGPGPAGADPTVTVPTTRQTALTVVSAYFHSGQVGTIKMDQKYAHLDLVDLRMASLLAAAEAGGPQVLMAGDLNIVRSERDIKNWRPNHNKSAGVLDEEIAYLERWFGAGWVDVARSLAPDAQGPYTWWSQRGKAFDNDAGWRIDYQVATPILAERARAFTVDRAASYAERWSDHAPLVVDYDL, from the coding sequence ATGCGCGTAGCCACCGTCAACGTAAACGGCATTCGTGCCGCCGCCCGCAAGCAGATGGCCTCCTGGCTGGAGGCCTGCGCCCCCGACGTGCTCTTGCTGCAGGAGGTGCGCGCGGATGAGACCACTGCGGCCGCGCTCCTGCCGGGGTACGAGTCGGTGATCTGGCCCTGTCGGGTCAAGGGACGGGCCGGCGTCGCCGTCGCGGTGCGTGAGGGCGCCCCGGTTGAGGTGGGCGCGGCGCGGCGAGGTGTCAGCGCGCCCGGAAGCGAGGAGCCGGATGTGGACTCCGGCCGCTGGCTCGAAGTCGACCTGCTGACTAGCACCGGGACGGCCGGCCCCGGTCCGGCCGGCGCCGATCCGACTGTCACTGTGCCGACGACTAGGCAGACAGCCCTGACCGTGGTGTCCGCCTACTTCCACTCCGGCCAGGTGGGCACCATCAAGATGGACCAGAAGTACGCCCACCTCGACCTGGTGGATCTCCGGATGGCATCACTGCTGGCGGCCGCCGAGGCAGGCGGGCCGCAGGTGCTCATGGCCGGTGACCTCAACATTGTCCGCTCCGAGCGGGACATCAAGAACTGGCGCCCCAACCACAACAAGTCAGCCGGCGTACTGGATGAGGAGATCGCGTATCTGGAGCGCTGGTTCGGCGCCGGCTGGGTGGATGTGGCACGCAGCCTTGCGCCCGATGCGCAGGGCCCCTACACCTGGTGGTCCCAGCGCGGTAAGGCGTTCGACAACGACGCCGGCTGGCGCATCGACTACCAGGTGGCTACGCCAATCCTGGCGGAGCGCGCCCGTGCCTTCACCGTGGACCGGGCCGCCAGCTACGCCGAGCGCTGGTCCGATCACGCTCCACTGGTGGTCGACTACGACCTCTGA
- a CDS encoding ABC transporter permease: MTGFFTGFFGALVEAWAQLRIGKLRVMLSLVGVGAAVAAMTFVIALGQVTSAIIDQEIASYAGRPGTVRIEVTPTGRGVSGDFNTGSDEVGVAESAEEGGAESRTNTTTLITEAQLRLVERYSASSWATRYSQQMRVAFPGGSRSVDTTAVSLGYATLHHTAVAQGRWFSADDEDDLSPSLVVSQGFLEQLGYTTLDGPLTVRVHSPAQTTFTIVGVLKPDDLTWCAGNPDSYEYCTQSVSAYVLARPYEQWLSQEDRASLPAPTLEIWAGEDQEQQVISLAKHDLDAQFGAGSTNAVSNTGEMQGLDTGGFTTTVTVAGVFVMILGALSLINISMVTVKQRIHEIGVRRSFGATSRRIFFSIMLESVVATVVAGIIGIGIAIVGMRVAPLETLLGVAVETRPPFPMSAALIGLVAATVVGALSGIIPALVAVRIKPIDAIRY, encoded by the coding sequence ATGACAGGCTTCTTCACCGGATTCTTCGGGGCCCTGGTGGAGGCCTGGGCCCAGCTTCGCATCGGCAAGCTGCGGGTCATGCTCTCCCTGGTGGGGGTCGGGGCGGCGGTGGCCGCCATGACCTTCGTAATCGCCCTGGGGCAGGTGACCAGCGCAATCATCGACCAGGAGATCGCCAGTTACGCCGGTCGCCCCGGCACGGTACGGATCGAGGTGACGCCCACCGGCCGCGGTGTGAGCGGCGACTTCAACACCGGCTCAGACGAGGTCGGCGTCGCAGAGTCTGCTGAGGAGGGTGGCGCCGAATCGCGCACCAACACCACCACTCTCATCACCGAGGCGCAGCTGCGGCTGGTGGAGCGCTACAGCGCCAGTAGCTGGGCCACCAGATACTCCCAGCAGATGCGCGTGGCCTTCCCGGGCGGCTCCCGCAGCGTCGACACCACCGCAGTCAGCCTCGGCTACGCCACGCTCCACCACACCGCCGTGGCGCAGGGCCGCTGGTTCTCCGCCGACGACGAGGACGACCTGTCCCCCTCGCTGGTCGTCTCCCAGGGGTTCCTGGAGCAGCTGGGCTACACCACCCTGGACGGCCCGCTGACGGTGCGCGTCCACTCACCCGCGCAAACCACCTTCACCATCGTTGGCGTGCTCAAGCCCGATGACCTGACCTGGTGCGCGGGTAACCCGGACTCGTACGAATACTGCACCCAATCGGTCAGCGCCTACGTGCTGGCCAGGCCGTATGAGCAGTGGCTGAGCCAGGAGGATCGCGCCTCACTGCCCGCACCGACGCTGGAGATCTGGGCCGGTGAGGACCAGGAGCAGCAGGTGATCAGCCTGGCGAAGCACGACCTGGACGCCCAGTTCGGGGCGGGGTCCACCAACGCCGTCTCCAACACCGGCGAAATGCAGGGCCTGGACACCGGCGGCTTCACGACCACCGTAACTGTTGCGGGCGTGTTCGTCATGATCCTGGGGGCACTCAGCCTGATCAACATCTCCATGGTGACGGTCAAGCAGCGCATCCATGAGATCGGCGTGCGCCGATCCTTCGGGGCGACCAGCCGCAGGATCTTCTTCTCCATCATGCTGGAGTCGGTGGTGGCTACGGTGGTGGCCGGCATCATTGGGATCGGCATTGCCATCGTCGGCATGCGTGTGGCACCGCTGGAGACGCTGCTGGGGGTGGCGGTGGAGACCCGTCCGCCGTTCCCCATGTCGGCCGCCCTGATCGGGCTTGTCGCCGCGACCGTGGTGGGGGCGCTGTCCGGCATCATCCCGGCACTGGTGGCGGTGCGCATCAAGCCGATCGACGCGATCCGCTACTGA
- the rpmG gene encoding 50S ribosomal protein L33 yields MAAHNKDLRPVVKLVSTAGTGYTYVTRKNRRNTPDRLVRRKYDPVARRHVEFKESR; encoded by the coding sequence ATGGCTGCACACAATAAGGATCTGCGTCCGGTCGTCAAACTGGTTTCCACCGCCGGTACCGGATACACGTACGTCACCCGTAAGAACCGCCGCAACACCCCCGACCGCCTGGTCCGACGCAAGTACGACCCGGTTGCACGCCGCCATGTCGAGTTCAAGGAGTCGCGCTGA
- the purU gene encoding formyltetrahydrofolate deformylase encodes MTTPAPTAPADAQHLVLTLSCPDRPGIVNAVSGALARRGGNITESKQFGDEVSGLFFMRVQVMTTVARDELEKDLAELARNYSMTWSLDEVGRPMRTLIMVSKEGHCLTDLLFRARSQGLPIDVVGVVGNHEDLRPVADFYGVPFHHIPVTKETKADAEAQLLELVDSLSVELVVLARYMQILSPALCERLHGGVINIHHSFLPSFKGANPYRQAHERGVKLIGATAHYVTPDLDEGPIIEQDVTRAGHEDSVETLRAKGQDVERRVLAQAVRWHAEHRVLLNGHRTVVFA; translated from the coding sequence ATGACCACGCCCGCCCCCACCGCACCCGCCGACGCGCAGCACCTCGTGCTGACCCTGTCCTGCCCCGACCGCCCCGGGATCGTCAATGCGGTCTCCGGGGCGCTGGCCAGGCGCGGCGGCAATATCACCGAGTCCAAGCAGTTCGGCGACGAGGTCTCCGGCCTGTTCTTCATGCGCGTACAGGTAATGACCACCGTCGCCCGGGATGAGCTGGAGAAGGACCTCGCAGAGCTCGCCCGCAACTATTCCATGACCTGGTCACTGGACGAGGTCGGCCGCCCCATGCGCACCCTGATCATGGTGTCCAAGGAGGGCCACTGCCTGACCGACCTGCTCTTCCGCGCCCGCAGCCAGGGCCTGCCGATCGACGTCGTCGGCGTGGTCGGCAACCATGAGGACCTGCGGCCCGTGGCCGACTTCTACGGTGTCCCCTTCCACCACATCCCCGTCACCAAGGAGACCAAGGCCGACGCCGAGGCGCAGCTGCTGGAACTGGTTGACTCCCTGAGCGTTGAGTTGGTGGTGCTGGCCCGCTACATGCAGATCCTCTCCCCCGCCCTGTGCGAGCGCCTGCACGGCGGGGTGATCAACATCCACCACTCCTTCCTGCCCAGTTTCAAGGGTGCCAACCCCTACCGCCAGGCGCATGAGCGCGGCGTGAAGCTGATCGGCGCGACCGCCCACTACGTCACCCCCGACCTGGATGAGGGCCCCATCATCGAGCAGGACGTCACCCGTGCCGGCCACGAGGACTCCGTGGAGACACTGCGCGCCAAGGGCCAGGACGTCGAGCGCCGAGTACTGGCACAGGCGGTGCGCTGGCACGCCGAGCACCGGGTGCTGCTCAACGGCCATCGCACCGTCGTCTTCGCCTGA
- a CDS encoding acylphosphatase codes for MERRFFDVFRRPAGKPDVAAETADSSNEAGAPEVGRRRTIHAIVSGRVQGVGFRWSCMEEGERLGLVGEVRNLDDGDVEVLAQGPADDVARMIAWLYHGPRWANVASVHVTDMKPGSLRHRAFIMGN; via the coding sequence ATGGAGCGCAGGTTCTTCGACGTCTTCCGGCGTCCGGCGGGCAAGCCCGATGTCGCCGCCGAGACCGCGGACAGCAGTAATGAAGCGGGCGCCCCCGAGGTCGGCCGCCGGCGCACCATCCACGCGATCGTCTCCGGGCGGGTACAAGGCGTCGGCTTCCGCTGGTCCTGCATGGAGGAGGGGGAGCGACTCGGGCTGGTCGGTGAGGTGCGCAACCTCGACGACGGCGACGTGGAGGTCCTCGCCCAGGGCCCGGCCGACGACGTCGCCCGCATGATCGCCTGGCTCTACCACGGCCCGCGCTGGGCGAACGTCGCCTCCGTGCACGTAACCGACATGAAGCCCGGCAGCCTGCGCCACCGCGCCTTCATCATGGGCAACTGA
- the rpsN gene encoding 30S ribosomal protein S14 translates to MAKKSKLAADARRRRIVARYAERRAELKRDSVNPALSVEERQAAMAALHALPRDASPTRLRNRDVGDGRPRGFVRKAGISRVRFREMALRGELPGITKASW, encoded by the coding sequence ATGGCCAAGAAGTCCAAACTAGCCGCCGACGCGCGTCGCCGCCGGATCGTGGCCCGCTACGCCGAACGACGCGCCGAGCTGAAGCGCGACAGTGTCAACCCGGCGCTCTCCGTCGAGGAACGCCAAGCCGCCATGGCCGCTCTGCACGCGCTGCCCCGCGATGCCTCCCCCACCCGCCTGCGCAACCGCGATGTGGGGGACGGACGTCCCCGCGGGTTCGTCCGCAAGGCGGGCATCTCACGCGTCCGCTTCCGGGAGATGGCCCTGCGGGGCGAGCTGCCCGGCATTACCAAGGCCTCTTGGTAG
- a CDS encoding bifunctional methylenetetrahydrofolate dehydrogenase/methenyltetrahydrofolate cyclohydrolase, producing MRAPWEGAARVLDGKATAAALKAELAQRVAVLRERGITPGLGTVLVGEDPGSVKYVAGKHADCAEVGIESIRVDLPATATQAEIETAIDRLNADPACTGYIVQLPLPAGIDTNAILERVAPDKDADGLHPTNLGRLVLRGTGPITSPLPCTPRACIELITRHGIDLAGKNVCVVGRGVTVGRSIGLLLMRKDVNATVDVCHTGTRDLAAHVRRADVVIAAAGSAGIVTADMVAPGAVVLDVGVSRVVNPETGKGRIMGDVADGVDQVAAWLSPNPGGVGPMTRALLLANVVEIAERNAADS from the coding sequence GTGAGGGCCCCCTGGGAGGGCGCCGCCCGAGTCCTGGACGGTAAGGCCACCGCAGCGGCGCTCAAGGCCGAACTGGCCCAGCGCGTGGCCGTGCTGCGTGAGCGCGGCATCACCCCGGGTCTGGGCACGGTGCTGGTCGGAGAGGACCCCGGCAGCGTCAAGTACGTGGCCGGCAAGCACGCCGACTGCGCCGAGGTGGGCATCGAGTCCATCCGCGTGGACCTTCCCGCCACAGCCACGCAGGCCGAGATCGAGACGGCCATCGACCGTCTCAACGCCGACCCCGCCTGCACCGGCTACATCGTCCAGCTGCCGCTGCCCGCCGGCATCGACACCAACGCCATCCTGGAACGCGTCGCCCCCGACAAGGACGCCGACGGCCTGCACCCCACGAACCTCGGCCGCCTGGTGCTGCGCGGCACCGGTCCGATCACCTCGCCGCTGCCGTGCACGCCGCGCGCCTGCATCGAGCTGATCACCCGCCACGGCATCGACCTGGCCGGCAAGAACGTGTGCGTCGTCGGCCGTGGCGTCACCGTGGGCCGCTCCATCGGCCTGCTGCTGATGCGCAAGGATGTCAACGCCACCGTGGACGTCTGCCACACCGGCACCCGCGACCTGGCCGCGCATGTGCGCCGCGCCGACGTCGTCATCGCCGCCGCCGGCTCGGCCGGCATCGTCACGGCCGACATGGTCGCGCCCGGGGCGGTAGTCCTGGACGTGGGTGTCTCCCGCGTCGTCAACCCGGAGACCGGCAAGGGGCGGATCATGGGCGACGTCGCCGACGGCGTCGACCAGGTCGCCGCCTGGCTGTCCCCGAACCCGGGGGGAGTCGGCCCGATGACGCGCGCCCTACTGCTGGCCAACGTCGTCGAGATCGCCGAACGCAACGCAGCCGACTCATAG
- the rpmB gene encoding 50S ribosomal protein L28: MSRYCQVTGARPVTGYSISHSHRRTKRRWLPNLQTKRYWVPSLGRTVKLRVSAKGIKIIDRVGIDVAVAQMRARGERV; the protein is encoded by the coding sequence ATGAGCCGCTACTGCCAAGTCACCGGCGCCCGTCCGGTCACCGGGTACTCAATCTCACACTCTCATCGCCGCACCAAGCGGCGGTGGCTGCCCAACCTGCAGACCAAGCGCTACTGGGTACCGTCCCTGGGACGCACGGTCAAGCTCAGGGTCAGCGCCAAGGGCATCAAGATCATCGACCGAGTGGGTATCGACGTTGCGGTCGCGCAGATGCGCGCCCGAGGGGAGCGAGTCTGA
- a CDS encoding efflux RND transporter periplasmic adaptor subunit has protein sequence MKRYVLPTIKILIALIVAVALVKIAFFPDSNDGTTAEIEPGIDPATQTTIVTAGDITNTVDVKGQVVEDAAVEAQATLNGVVDSFAVSKGATVTQGEPLLYLKLVEPQEPTVSTDEEGNPVQTPVEDKVTWSTVYAPTSGVVSFNVIQDQETSVGMVVATVSPGTYSAKGTITADQQYRLTNAPSSATLTVEGGPAPFECTGLKIGTRETTSTTTSETGQVTTTTGDGTTVEVRCPVPSDQQVFPGLSVTIGIDAGSATDTLIVPVTAVEGTVTKGNVWVVTDPADPDAAEKREVTLGITDGENVQVTDGLAEGDEILLFVPNKDIARTGEPNTCEPDGSACYDENGEEIL, from the coding sequence GTGAAGCGCTATGTCCTGCCCACCATAAAGATTCTGATCGCCTTGATCGTCGCGGTCGCACTGGTGAAGATCGCCTTCTTCCCCGATTCCAATGACGGCACGACGGCGGAGATCGAACCCGGCATCGACCCCGCCACTCAGACCACCATCGTGACCGCGGGGGACATCACCAACACCGTGGATGTCAAGGGGCAGGTCGTGGAGGACGCCGCCGTGGAGGCGCAGGCAACGCTCAACGGCGTCGTCGACTCCTTCGCCGTGAGCAAGGGCGCGACCGTCACGCAGGGCGAGCCGCTGCTCTACCTCAAGCTCGTCGAGCCCCAGGAGCCGACGGTGAGCACGGACGAGGAGGGCAACCCCGTCCAGACTCCCGTGGAGGACAAGGTCACCTGGTCCACCGTCTACGCCCCGACCAGCGGCGTCGTCTCCTTCAACGTCATTCAGGACCAGGAGACGAGCGTCGGCATGGTCGTCGCCACCGTCTCCCCCGGCACCTACTCCGCCAAGGGAACCATCACCGCCGACCAGCAGTACCGGCTCACCAACGCCCCCTCCTCCGCCACCCTCACCGTGGAGGGCGGGCCGGCTCCGTTCGAGTGCACGGGCCTGAAGATCGGCACTCGGGAGACCACCTCCACCACCACCTCCGAGACCGGGCAGGTCACCACCACCACCGGCGACGGCACCACCGTCGAGGTGCGCTGCCCGGTGCCCTCGGACCAGCAGGTCTTCCCGGGGCTGTCGGTGACCATCGGTATCGACGCCGGTTCCGCCACCGACACGCTGATCGTGCCCGTCACCGCCGTGGAGGGGACCGTCACCAAGGGGAACGTCTGGGTGGTCACCGACCCCGCCGATCCCGACGCCGCCGAGAAGCGGGAGGTCACCCTGGGAATCACCGACGGCGAGAACGTTCAGGTCACCGACGGCCTGGCCGAGGGGGACGAGATCCTGCTGTTCGTACCGAACAAGGACATTGCGCGCACCGGGGAGCCGAACACCTGTGAGCCGGACGGCTCCGCCTGCTACGACGAGAACGGCGAGGAGATCCTGTGA
- a CDS encoding type B 50S ribosomal protein L31 — MRPGIHPDYHPVVFRDKAADFAFLTRSTITSPHTIQWQDGNTYPLVDVEISSASHPFWTGKGRILDTAGRVEKFERRYGKRTR, encoded by the coding sequence ATGCGTCCAGGAATCCACCCCGACTACCATCCCGTTGTCTTTCGCGATAAGGCCGCAGACTTCGCCTTCCTCACGCGTTCCACCATCACGTCGCCCCACACCATCCAATGGCAGGACGGCAACACCTACCCACTGGTCGACGTAGAAATCTCCAGTGCCTCACACCCGTTCTGGACGGGGAAGGGCCGCATCCTGGATACGGCCGGACGGGTGGAGAAGTTCGAACGGCGCTACGGCAAACGCACCCGCTGA
- a CDS encoding ABC transporter ATP-binding protein, which translates to MTPLLSMRGIARTFEVPDSPPLHILTDVNLDVEPGEHVAVVGRSGTGKSTLLNLIGLIDQPTAGTYSVDGRDTRRLGEARRAHLRGRTFSYVFQSFNLIAGLSTTENVAAPLLYDTGTAFWMRTRRAEELLTSVGLEEKIGAPIGNLSGGEQQRVAIARALARRPRVILADEPTGALDVDTGALVMELLERQCHETGAALVVITHDLAVAGRAHTQYRLDHGVLTPITVRHERTGGLDEFTEVIAGDAQAPGPQEPRTVQEEAAS; encoded by the coding sequence GTGACTCCCCTGCTGAGTATGCGGGGCATCGCCCGCACCTTCGAGGTGCCCGACTCCCCACCCCTGCACATCCTCACCGACGTGAACCTGGATGTTGAGCCCGGCGAGCACGTGGCCGTGGTGGGCCGCTCCGGCACCGGCAAGTCGACGCTGCTGAACCTGATCGGACTGATCGACCAGCCCACCGCCGGCACCTACAGTGTGGACGGGCGGGACACCCGCCGCCTGGGTGAGGCACGCCGCGCCCATCTGCGCGGGCGGACCTTCAGCTACGTCTTCCAGTCATTCAACCTCATCGCAGGCCTGTCCACCACGGAGAATGTGGCGGCACCGCTCCTGTATGACACGGGTACCGCCTTCTGGATGCGCACCCGCCGCGCGGAGGAGCTGCTGACCTCGGTCGGCCTGGAGGAGAAGATCGGGGCGCCCATAGGCAACCTGTCCGGAGGTGAGCAGCAGCGCGTCGCCATTGCCCGCGCCCTGGCCCGCCGTCCCCGAGTGATTCTGGCCGACGAGCCCACCGGGGCGCTCGACGTCGACACCGGCGCACTGGTAATGGAACTGCTTGAGCGCCAGTGCCATGAGACCGGCGCCGCGCTGGTGGTCATCACCCACGACTTGGCGGTGGCAGGACGCGCACACACCCAGTACCGGCTGGACCACGGCGTACTCACCCCGATCACGGTGCGCCACGAGCGCACGGGGGGTCTGGATGAGTTCACCGAGGTCATCGCCGGCGACGCCCAGGCACCAGGGCCGCAGGAGCCGCGCACCGTGCAGGAGGAGGCAGCATCATGA